The following are from one region of the Magallana gigas chromosome 6, xbMagGiga1.1, whole genome shotgun sequence genome:
- the LOC109617790 gene encoding perlucin-like protein — protein sequence MSQQCLQILGLCFAVTVAWCCPYGWIKHGPACYHLGPEEESWFDGMKMCQIHGSVLASVENQEEHNFIVSLMRNTHKSIVWLGGSDWNVEGSFVWEPYGDQITYTNFSPGEPNDLNNSEDCLLVDGSSHKNNMYTWDDRNCHDSYFYVCKQMDDITGNLIG from the exons ATGTCACAACAGTGTCTACAGATTCTTGGGCTCTGTTTTGCAG TTACTGTTGCATGGTGTTGTCCGTACGGCTGGATTAAACATGGACCTGCTTGTTATCATTTGGGACCAGAAGAAGAGTCCTGGTTCGATGGAATg aaaatgtgtCAAATTCATGGCTCCGTATTAGCATCTGTGGAAAATCAAGAGGAACATAACTTCATAGTTAGCCTTATGCGAAATACACACA AAAGTATTGTATGGCTTGGCGGAAGTGATTGGAATGTTGAGGGATCTTTTGTTTGGGAACCGTACGGCGACCAAATTACGTACACAAATTTCTCTCCTGGAGAACCCAACGACCTCAATAACTCCGAGGACTGTCTGCTGGTTGATGGCTCCTCACACAAAAATAACATGTATACCTGGGACGATAGGAACTGCCACGACTCGTATTTTTATGTTTGCAAGCAAAT GGATGATATTACCGGtaatctgattggttga
- the LOC105346368 gene encoding perlucin, translating into MLRTIGCLFNLLHIAFGCLIGWTPFNTSCYHLSGESTSWMDAMKMCEMRGAYLVHVDAASEDDFITSLMKTNGVHNVWLGGSDWAVEGQWVWEPEGTPFQYSRFSSGKPDNKNGENCLVKQAHHHYHWNDNDCDDHNAYICENRNNLGNPAVG; encoded by the exons ATGCTCAGGACGATAGGCTGTTTATTTAATCTTCTTCATATAG CATTTGGGTGTCTGATCGGATGGACTCCTTTCAATACATCCTGCTATCACTTATCAGGGGAGTCAACATCGTGGATGGATGCCATG AAAATGTGTGAGATGCGTGGTGCATATCTGGTCCACGTAGACGCTGCCAGTGAGGATGACTTTATTACCAGTCTAATGAAAACAAATGGGG TGCATAACGTATGGTTGGGAGGTTCAGATTGGGCTGTAGAAGGACAGTGGGTATGGGAACCCGAAGGGACCCCTTTTCAATACTCCCGTTTTTCATCCGGAAAACCCGACAACAAAAATGGTGAGAACTGTCTGGTAAAGCAGGCTCACCATCATTACCACTGGAATGACAACGATTGTGACGATCATAATGCTTATATATGTGAGAATCG aaataaccTTGGAAATCCAGCGGTTGGTTGA
- the LOC105319979 gene encoding calmodulin — protein MSLDLSDISSHQSATALIAEAKSVFDEFDKDSSGEISAQELGTALRLLGLNPTAKEILDMINEIDKNGNGMIEFDEFMAFLKKSYKKPDEVKSDLKKAFQVFDLNGDGFISREELQNVLTKMGEKLTDKEVDEMMKKADKNGDGKIDYDEYVDMMYPHGS, from the exons ATGTCGCTGGATCTGTCAGATATTTCCTCCCACCAATCAGCTACAG CCTTGATTGCAGAAGCAAAGAGTGTCTTTGATGAATTTGACAAGGACAGTAGTGGGGAAATAAGTGCCCAGGAACTGGGAACAGCATTGCGTTTGCTTGGTCTGAATCCGACAGCAAAAGAAATTTTAGACATGATAAATGAAATCGACAAAAACG gaaaTGGAATGATAGAGTTTGATGAATTCATGGCATTCTTAAAGAAATCTTACAAAAAGCCAGATGAAGTCAAATCAGATTTAAAGAAAGCCTTCCAAGTCTTTGACTTGAACGGGGATGGCTTTATATCTAGAGAAGAATTACAAAACGTTCTGACAAAGATGGGTGAAAAACTAACAGATAAGGAAGTTGATGAAATGATGAAAAAGGCAGACAAAAACGGGGACGGAAAAATAGATTACGATG aatatgtgGACATGATGTATCCACATGGATCATAG
- the LOC117688906 gene encoding perlucin: MLSEDLSTMSYQLELGLGLCICLIGVAQTCSEGWIKHGSACYHMPAEKESWFDAMNMCQIHGSVLAYILHQEEENFIIGLMNSKHFNVAWLGGSDWNLEGSFLWEPYGDKMNYTNFAPGEPNNHHHNEDCLLLDTNLHWSDRNCDDMHFYICKKMDDITGNLIG; this comes from the exons ATGTTATCAGAGGACCTCTCCACAATGTCATACCAGCTGGAACTAGGATTGGGTTTGTGTATTTGTCTAA TTGGTGTTGCACAGACTTGTTCAGAAGGGTGGATCAAGCATGGCTCTGCATGTTATCATATGCCGGCGGAAAAAGAATCGTGGTTTGATGCTATG AATATGTGTCAAATACATGGATCTGTTTTAGCTTACATACTACACCAAGAGGAGGAAAACTTCATAATAGGCCTTATGAATAGTAAACACT TCAATGTTGCTTGGCTCGGAGGAAGTGACTGGAACCTTGAGGGTTCTTTTTTATGGGAACCTTACGGTGACAAAATGAATTACACGAACTTCGCTCCGGGAGAACCAAACAATCACCATCACAATGAAGACTGCCTGCTTCTTGATACCAATTTACACTGGAGCGACAGAAATTGCGATGATATGCACTTttatatttgtaagaaaat GGATGATATTACCGGCAACTTGATTGGATGA
- the LOC105321405 gene encoding perlucin-like protein, translated as MSQRCLQILGLCFAVTVAWCCPYGWIKHGSACYHLGPEEESWFDGMKMCQIHGSVLASVESQEEHNYIVSLMQNTHKSIVWIGGSDWNVEGSFLWEPYGDQITYTNFSPGEPNDLNNSEDCLLIDGSSLKNNTYTWNDRNCRDSHFYVCKQMDDIIGNLIG; from the exons ATGTCACAACGGTGTCTACAAATTCTTGGTCTCTGTTTTGCAG TTACTGTTGCATGGTGTTGTCCGTACGGCTGGATTAAACATGGCTCAGCTTGTTATCATTTGGGACCAGAAGAAGAGTCCTGGTTCGATGGAATG AAAATGTGTCAAATACATGGCTCCGTTTTAGCATCTGTGGAAAGTCAGGAGGAACATAACTATATAGTTAGCCTTATGCAAAATACACACA AAAGTATTGTATGGATTGGCGGAAGTGATTGGAATGTTGAGGGATCTTTTTTATGGGAACCGTACGGCGACCAAATTACGTACACAAATTTCTCTCCAGGAGAACCCAACGACCTCAATAACTCCGAGGACTGTCTCCTGATTGATGGCTCCTCACTCAAAAATAACACGTATACTTGGAACGATAGGAACTGTCGCGACTCGCATTTTTATGTTTGCAAGCAAAT gGATGATATTATTGGTAATCTGATTGGTTGA
- the LOC136269564 gene encoding perlucin-like: protein MTMIIGCLLFLLDIALGCRPGWTTFNTSCYHLSLDKKSWIDGMKMCEIHGAYLVHVNSASEDNFTTNLLITHKADNAWLGGSDWTEEGMWVWEPEGELIQYSNFAHHQPDNRDGQNCLKKGLSLNYLWNDKDCDQPYPYICETTNEDGTPVVG, encoded by the exons ATGACCATGATAATTGGATGCCTACTTTTCCTTCTTGATATAG CATTAGGATGTCGCCCCGGATGGACTACTTTCAACACGTCTTGCTATCATTTATCATTAGATAAAAAATCGTGGATTGATGGCATG AAAATGTGCGAGATACACGGTGCATACCTGGTTCACGTAAACAGTGCCAGTGAGGATAATTTTACAACCAATCTATTGATAACTCATAAAG CGGACAACGCATGGTTGGGCGGTTCTGATTGGACTGAAGAGGGAATGTGGGTATGGGAACCGGAAGGAGAGTTGATTCAATACTCAAATTTTGCTCACCATCAACCCGACAACAGAGACGGTCAAAATTGTCTAAAAAAGGGCCTTAGTCTGAATTACCTTTGGAATGACAAAGACTGCGACCAACCTTATCCTTATATTTGCGAAACTAC